In Edaphobacter aggregans, the sequence CCGGCCAGTGCGGTTGGACAAACGGCATCACTTATTATTCCAATAGCTTCAACACTCACTTCAACTCTCTTCAGGTCACGCTCACCAAACAGTTCACGCACGGCCTGTCAATGAACGCGAACTATGCGTGGCAGCACGCGGTCAGCTGGGCGACGGGTTTCTCAACTTGGGATATAAACTCAGTCAAAGGAAATGAAGACTTCCTTCGCAGACAACAGCTCGTCCTCTATGGACTCTACGAACTTCCCTTCGGAAAAAACAAGATGTTCGGCAGCAACGTGAACGGTGCCGTCAACCAGATCATCGGTGGATGGCAGCTGAGCCCGGTGCTGAACTACTCGAGCGGACTACCGTTTACGCTCTCTTATGGTGAATGCTCGAATAGTGTGCCAAGTTCAGCTCCGTGCTATGTCAATGGAGATGCCAAAACATTCCGCTCCCACATTACCGGCTTCCCGGGCAATGGCCTCAGCTTCTTTGATGCCCAGAAACTAGGCACACTCTTTACCGCACCCGGCCTGGGTCAGATCGGAAGTATAGGAAGGACCAGTGTCTACGGGCCGCATTTCTTCAACATGGACCTTGCTGTACAGAAAAACTTCCCGATTCATGAGGTCGCCGCGATTCAATTCCGTATGGACGCATTCAATGTCTTCAATCACATCAACTTCGGCTCACCGAGCGGCAATATCGAACAGGCGGGAGCGATCAGCAGCGGAGCTGGCAAAGATGGTTCAGCGAATCCACGGCAGTTGCAGTTCTCGCTGCGCGTACAATTCTGACGCTGCGATCATGATCAGGGTGAAAGGGGAGCTTCGGCTCCCCTTTTTCTTCTTCCCATTTACACTCAGGTCTAGGTCGCTGATGAACCGTTTGCGCGTAGCCATCGTTGCTGTTATCGCTCTGTCCGTTTGCGCGCCCGCATCGCGCGCGCAATTGGTGGACAAACCGAACACGGCACCTGCGAACGCGCAGCAAAATCTCCTCCAGCTACGCCAGATGATCGACCGGGGACACGCCGCCGAAGCCCTGAAACAGCTCGACACATTGGCCATGCAGCATCCCGTACCTGCGGGCGCTGATACAGTCAGGGGTTTGGCCCTTTATTCTCAGAATCGCTTCGTTGAAGCTGACGCCGCGTTTGCAAGCGCGTTGAAACTGGACGCACATGACGAAGAAGCAACACAGATGCGCGGGCTCACGTTGTTCCGTCTCGGTAAACCAACAGATGCGATCCCACTGCTCGAGGCGGAGCATAACTGGACGTCGCAGACGAAGGTCGACCCGAACTATGTGCTGGCGCTGTGTTACCTTGATACGCGCCGTTACGACGACGCCAGGCATGCCTTTGCTATGCAGTATGGCTTTGGACCGGACTCGGCGTCGGCATACTTGCTCGCTGCGCGAATGTTGTTGCGCCGGGAATATGTTCCGGTGGCACAGGCGTTTGCCAGAAAAGCGCTCGAACTTGATCCTCAACTTCCCCTCGCACATGCCCTGCTCGGTGAAGTTGCGCTCGCGGGTCAGCATCTCGACGATGCGATTGCGGAGTTTGAAAAAGAACGCACTCGCAATCCGCTAGATGGAGGCGTTTATGACCGACTGGGGGATGCCTATACTCGCGCAGGAGACTATACGAAGGCGCAGCAAGCATTGCAGCAGGCTTTGCTCCTGGAGCCGAATTCGACTGGGCCATATATCTTGCTAGGCAAAGTACTACTGAAGCGGCAGGATCCCGTGGGCGCCGTCATGTATCTGGAACGAGCCGAAAAGATGGACCCCACTAATTACATGACACACAGTCTATTGGGACAGGCTTACCGAGCGTTAGGTAGAACAGAGGACGCCAGCCGAGAGACTCAAATGGCCCAGAAAATACAATCTGCAAGCGAACCAAAGATTGAGACGGTTCACTAAAGGCCATAAGACAAGTCCTGTTCTCCATCTCAGGGCTGTGTATTCCATCCCGGTCCTTTGAGCTTCAACTTGCTCACATGTATATCGTACCCGGTGCCAGGCAACAGCACCTCTAGTGCAAACAAGTCCGTCCCGCCCGCCTTTACCTCGCGGTAACGATACACTCCGACCTCGCCCTCAGTGTCTTCTCTCCCCCGCGAGGGAGCATCCAAAAAACGTTGCGCATCCGCAATGCTCGCCGTTCCGTGGGAGACGCCGCTACCCAACCCCTCCGCGGCATAAGACCTCACCAGCTTGGTCCAATACCGGGCAAGCAACTCCGTGTTGGAGAAGATATCAGCCCAAATGACCTCTCCGCGAACAGCCACCACTACCCCAACTGCATGTTCCTGCCGCAGTGTCGCCAGAGCCTGCTCGCGAGATTGGACCAAGCCCGCAGCCTCATCATCTACCTTTGCGCTTACGGCCTCCGTCTGCATCGCTTTGGCATAGCTTGTAGTTCCCAGGGCACTCCTGCCATCCATAAATACCGGCGCATTACCATGCATTGGTCCAGTTACAACCAGTCCACCAACAGTCACATTTGCATTTGCATCCACTGATGGTCGCGGACCTGCAACCACAGACATCGTCGAAATCGCTCCTCCAACAGAGTTCCACACTTGCTGCTGGTCCTTGGCCACCATCGCTTGCTGCCGGACGGACGGCTGCACCATAAAACTTCCCGTAGCGTTCTTCGCGGTCGTGCCGAACTTGGCCGAACTCTCCGTCCAGCGCCCATGTTCGATGCAGAATACGGACAGATCAATAGGATCCGCACCCGCCGGCACGATCCTGTCCTTCGCAATCACCCGATCCTGTTTGCCGCCCGTTACGATCTCTCCAGCGAGCAGCACCAATGGGCGCTTTGAGTTGTTCACCAGCACCAGCGTATTCACCTGGTCTCCTAAGTAGCGCCAAGGCGTCGCTGTCCCGCGAGATCGTACGAGGCCTTGCACCTTGCCTGCCTCTGTTACCTCCACCTCTCCACTCTTCAGACCTTCATCGAGAGTCAGAAACTGGTCTGCCGGCGACGCCTTCCCGTCCGTCCGCACCACCGGGAACAGTGTCAGATCTCCGCTCTGAATCGGCTTCAAGACACGATATCCACCATCTATCCCCCCTGCCTCCACTCGCGTCCACTGTCCCGTCATCAGGACAGCAATAACCACCATCAAGGCCGCACCTAACCGCACCGTTCGTGTTTTCCGCATCACAAATCCTCCCTGATCCAGCGCCATACGTTAGGCTTCAGACTTAAGAACGTGCGCTTCGAAATCTCTTGCATATTTTTTGAAGAAATTTTTCTTCGCCCTGCGTCCAAGCGACAGGAGTACCTTGAAGACGTGGACACGGTCTCTTCTCAGCCCGGCGAACTCACCATCTCTCTGCCGTCTGCGCGCTGCCCTGTCCCCTCGGAAAACATCTCATCCTCTCTCCCAGTCGAACTCGTCCGGGAGCTTTGGCTCGCTGCCTCTGCAGAATCATGCGACCTTACCCTCACCGAACTCGCTGCCGCACTCTATACCATCGGCGCAAAAAGCAATCATGGCCTACCTATAGAAGTCCGTCCAAACGCTGCTCAGAAGGCCACGTTTTTCCGAGCCCTTCGCTTGCCCGATCTGGCCCTTGCAAAAGCCTGCGCCCTCGGCCGAGAAGCTGCCTGGGAACGTTTTCTTATCCTCTATCGCGCTCCCATAACACAAGCCGCCATTGCCATCACAGGCTCCCCCACTCTTGGCCACGACCTCGCGGATTCCCTGTACTCCGAGCTGTTCGGCATCACCGAGCACAATGGACAGCGCCGCTCACCACTCGCCTCCTACTCAGGTCGCGGATCTCTGCTGGGCTGGCTCCGTACCATCCTGGCCCAGCGCCACATCGACCACCACCGGCGCACCTACCGTGAGACTCCTCTCGATATCAATGACGTCCCTGAGCCACCGCCTACTCCCACACCGCTCCCGGCAGAAATCAACCGGCTTGCGCAGGCAATCGCAAACACGCTGGAAACACTTCCATCCGAAGACCGATTTCTACTCGCCTCGTATTTTCTCGACGAGCAAACCCTGTTCCAGATCGCACGTATCCTCCACGTCCACGAGGCCACAGTCAGTCGTAAAATCAAACGCCTGACCACAAGCCTCCGCAAACAGCTTCTCCGTAACCTCCAGTCAGGAGGTCTCAGCAAACGAGCAGCAGAGGAAGCGCTGGGCGCCGATCCACGCGACCTCGAATTAAACATCCGAACGCTGCTGCAAACTTCTCACTCCAAACCGTTCTCCAATAAGACCAGCCACGCAGAACCGGATCAACGATGAGCACTTCACTCCAACCCGGCCAGCATCCCGACGCAGACCAACTCAACTCGTTCGTCGAGAACGCTCTACCTCTCCACGAGCATCAGCAAACCCTCGCCCATCTCGCCATCTGCGCCACATGCCGCGAGATCGTCTATCTCTCCAAACTCTCTGACCTCGGCGAATTCGCAGCGTCTCAAGCAAGCGTTAAGCGCAAGCCGTGGTTTTCCGGCTGGCAGCTAGCATGGCCTGCGGCAGCTGCCCTGGCCTGCGGTGTCATCTTCGCTGTCCATCTCCACAACATCCGTATTAGCAACAACAAGACCGTCATTACCACTACAGCCGCAGATCCGAAGACGTCGCCAACTCTTCCCTCCCTAACGCCTCTAGCCGTTCCACAGCCTTCCCCACCAGATAAACTGAAACCAACGCCAGCCCGCACTCCGAACAGCTACCCTGCCGGCACTCCCTCGGCCGCTGCTTTTGGCGCGGTAACAGAAGCAAGCACAGGAAGCCTCAACGGACCTTTACAAGCGCAGAGCGCGCCCGTTCTTTCCCTTCAGGACCACAACACCATATTCCTCCCACATACCGTCCCCGTTTCGACAACCGGATCGATGCATGGATCCGCCTTCAAATCCGCCGATCAGCCGGGCAGCGCAGAAAAGAAGGCAACTACGGGCTCCCTCACAAGCCCTATCGGTGGCCCCATACTCCGGGCAGACCAAGTCAACGCCGACGCCGTCAATCACCCTCCGCAAAAAACTGTCAGCCCCGTTGAGCTCCACAGCAATCAAGCCGACTTACCTACCCAACGCGCGTTTAGTCAGCGATATCGAACAGCAGCACCCGTGTCATCGGCGCCCTCGACTACCGCCATTGCCGGCACCAGTCAAACGGTCAATGTCAATGGGGCAATGACTACTGTCGATGTAACCCCCTCCGACCAACCTCTAACAGAGAATAGGCTGTCGCCTACACTGCCCAGCCACCTTCCGGTTCTCTCAATCGTTTCAAAAGCCCAGCAAATGCTTGCTCTCGATACCAGCGGCACGCTCTTCTTCAGCAAAGATTTCGGCGTATCCTGGCAACCAGTTCCAGCACAATGGACAGGCCGCGCGCGAAAGCTACGCCTCACACCTCCTCCATCACAAGCGGTTGCTAAAGACCCCAACAGCAGTCCCACAGCTCACACCGGAGTCGTAGCCGGCACCATTGCACAATCACAGCTCTCAGTCTTCGAACTCACAATCGATACTGGCGCCATCTGGACCAGCACCGACGGACGAAGCTGGAAGCAAAAATAGCTCCTTCCGCAGATCTCACAGCGCAGGAGATAGGGAACACTAAGCAATCTGGGGACTAGAATCTCACTGAGAGAACAACTATCTGCTCAGCCCTTTGACGCGCGTCTCTACAGCGTAGAGTGAGCTGCGGGCTAGGATGAACAAAGTCTTACCGTCCTTGCCGCCAAAGACCAGATCGACGGGGCGGTCTGGAACTTCTATGGTATCGATGAGGCGGCCGGATGAGTTGTAGACATAGATCTGACCTGCGGCGATGTAAACATTACCCTCAGTATCCTGCGCAACACTTTCGCCTCCCTGCTCTGCAAAGAGCCGAGGCTTCGTGAGGGTGCCGTCTGATGCCACTGAGACTTCGTATGTCTTCTGCTCTGATTCATCAGAGACATAGAAAGGCTTTCCAGGAACGGCCTGTGCGAGACCGAAAGCGCGCAGTAGGTCTGCCATCTTAGTGCCGTAGTAGAGAGCCCCAGTAACAAAGTCCTCACCTGCTGGGATGAAGGTTGAACCATCCGCCGATATGTACTGATAAGGTTTTTGCACGGGAACGGCTTCGGTAAAGTCATGTTCGTTACGCCAGTAGTTGACA encodes:
- a CDS encoding tetratricopeptide repeat protein, whose protein sequence is MNRLRVAIVAVIALSVCAPASRAQLVDKPNTAPANAQQNLLQLRQMIDRGHAAEALKQLDTLAMQHPVPAGADTVRGLALYSQNRFVEADAAFASALKLDAHDEEATQMRGLTLFRLGKPTDAIPLLEAEHNWTSQTKVDPNYVLALCYLDTRRYDDARHAFAMQYGFGPDSASAYLLAARMLLRREYVPVAQAFARKALELDPQLPLAHALLGEVALAGQHLDDAIAEFEKERTRNPLDGGVYDRLGDAYTRAGDYTKAQQALQQALLLEPNSTGPYILLGKVLLKRQDPVGAVMYLERAEKMDPTNYMTHSLLGQAYRALGRTEDASRETQMAQKIQSASEPKIETVH
- a CDS encoding ARPP-1 family domain-containing protein; the encoded protein is MRKTRTVRLGAALMVVIAVLMTGQWTRVEAGGIDGGYRVLKPIQSGDLTLFPVVRTDGKASPADQFLTLDEGLKSGEVEVTEAGKVQGLVRSRGTATPWRYLGDQVNTLVLVNNSKRPLVLLAGEIVTGGKQDRVIAKDRIVPAGADPIDLSVFCIEHGRWTESSAKFGTTAKNATGSFMVQPSVRQQAMVAKDQQQVWNSVGGAISTMSVVAGPRPSVDANANVTVGGLVVTGPMHGNAPVFMDGRSALGTTSYAKAMQTEAVSAKVDDEAAGLVQSREQALATLRQEHAVGVVVAVRGEVIWADIFSNTELLARYWTKLVRSYAAEGLGSGVSHGTASIADAQRFLDAPSRGREDTEGEVGVYRYREVKAGGTDLFALEVLLPGTGYDIHVSKLKLKGPGWNTQP
- a CDS encoding RNA polymerase sigma factor; the encoded protein is MDTVSSQPGELTISLPSARCPVPSENISSSLPVELVRELWLAASAESCDLTLTELAAALYTIGAKSNHGLPIEVRPNAAQKATFFRALRLPDLALAKACALGREAAWERFLILYRAPITQAAIAITGSPTLGHDLADSLYSELFGITEHNGQRRSPLASYSGRGSLLGWLRTILAQRHIDHHRRTYRETPLDINDVPEPPPTPTPLPAEINRLAQAIANTLETLPSEDRFLLASYFLDEQTLFQIARILHVHEATVSRKIKRLTTSLRKQLLRNLQSGGLSKRAAEEALGADPRDLELNIRTLLQTSHSKPFSNKTSHAEPDQR